From one Lycium ferocissimum isolate CSIRO_LF1 chromosome 5, AGI_CSIRO_Lferr_CH_V1, whole genome shotgun sequence genomic stretch:
- the LOC132057196 gene encoding UDP-glucuronic acid decarboxylase 1-like encodes MKLHKQSSRRDEETPNSHQMNTPYSPKTLKHTTRSLPRSINYLLKEQRLLFILIGILIGSTFFIIQPTLSHNSSIPRSYNSLNHESLSTISNYNDNKVFNFGTTGRIPVGIMRKRMRIVVTGGAGFVGSHLVDKLIKRGDDVIVIDNFFTGRKENVKHHFGNPRFELIRHDVVEPILLEVDMIYHLACPASPVHYKYNPVKTIISNVMGTLNLLGLAKRIGARFLLTSTSEVYGDPLEHPQKETYWGHVNPIGVRSCYDEGKRTAETLTMDYHRGAGVEVRIARIFNTYGPRMCLDDGRVVSNFVAQAIRNQPMTVYGDGKQTRSFQYVSDLVDGLVALMEGEHIGPFNLGNPGEFTMLELAGVVKEVIDPSAKIEFRANTADDPHKRKPDISKAKELLNWEPKVSLREGLPLMVNDFRNRILNEDEGKGN; translated from the exons atgaaATTGCACAAACAGTCAAGTAGAAGAGAtgaagaaacaccaaattctcaCCAAATGAACACACCATACTCACCAAAGACACTCAAACACACAACAAGATCTCTACCAAGATCCATCAATTATCTCCTTAAAGAACAAAGACTTTTATTCATTCTCATTGGCATTTTAATTGGTTCCACTTTTTTCATAATCCAACCAACTCTTTCACACAATTCATCAATACCAAGATCATATAATTCACTAAATCATGAATCTTTATCAACAATATCTAATTATAATGATAATAAAGTTTTCAACTTTGGTACTACTGGCAGGATCCCAGTTGGTATTATGAGGAAAAGAATGAGAATTGTTGTAACTGGTGGTGCTGGATTTGTGGGGTCTCATTTAGTTGATAAGTTAATTAAAAGAGGtgatgatgttattgttattgataatttttttactggaaggaaagaaaatgtGAAACATCATTTTGGGAATCCAAGATTTGAGTTAATTAGACATGATGTTGTTGAACCTAttttgttggaagttgatatgatTTATCATTTGGCTTGTCCTGCTTCTCCTGTTCATTACAAGTATAATCCTGTCAAAACTATTATATc AAATGTGATGGGCACCCTTAACCTGTTGGGCCTCGCCAAGAGGATCGGTGCGAGGTTCTTGCTTACCAGTACAAGTGAGGTTTATGGTGATCCACTTGAGCATCCTCAAAAGGAAACGTATTGGGGTCATGTGAATCCAATAG GTGTTAGGAGTTGCTACGACGAGGGGAAACGGACTGCAGAAACCTTGACTATGGATTACCATCGCGGTGCAGGTGTCGAG GTGCGTATTGCTCGGATTTTCAATACATATGGACCTCGTATGTGTCTAGATGATGGACGTGTTGTCAGCAACTTCGTTGCCCAG GCCATTCGCAATCAACCAATGACAGTCTATGGTGATGGAAAGCAAACACGAAGCTTTCAATATGTTTCTGATCTG GTTGATGGATTGGTGGCCCTCATGGAGGGTGAGCATATTGGCCCTTTCAACTTGGGAAATCCAGGAGAATTCACCATGTTGGAGCTTGCTGGG GTAGTCAAAGAAGTGATTGATCCTAGTGCCAAGATTGAGTTCAGAGCCAACACTGCGGATGATCCTCACAAGAGGAAACCAGATATTAGCAAAGCAAAGGAGCTACTAAACTGGGAACCAAAAGTATCGTTGCGAGAAGGGCTTCCTCTCATGGTTAATGATTTCCGCAATCGCATCTTGAATGAAGATGAAGGCAAAGGGAACTAA
- the LOC132057197 gene encoding protein SODIUM POTASSIUM ROOT DEFECTIVE 2: protein MKGIDIFCASQASTSICLSMEEASSSSSSSVIQLGGGSISASRLIDRHNPIIRDSRRIGGSGRVERPLPPCSSQQPVSPKPKKKNNNKKSSTTSSKASIETNKKKANNNDHKGHFIKRSSWSCTKPGEFITPPSSSRYLLSEKDLFDALTDYHDPVLKLVNSKSCKDVKVAADESSTPKPPSSSPSKDQVVVLRVSLHCRGCEKKMRKHLSRMQGVTSFNIDFAAKKVEVIGDVTPLEVLASISKVKNAQLWPPTLASSVPSAKANNFINFELTNITKKPVLSDGKLENLTSPNLPGESWSNDKIISV from the exons atgaaaggAATCGATATATTCTGTGCATCCCAAGCTTCAACTTCCATATGTCTTAGTATGGAAGAAGcctcatcatcttcttcttcttctgtaaTCCAATTAGGCGGCGGCAGTATTTCTGCCAGCCGCCTAATCGACCGTCACAACCCTATCATTAGAGATTCTAGAAGAATCGGTGGCAGTGGCCGTGTTGAACGGCCACTGCCACCTTGTTCTTCTCAGCAGCCAGTTTCTCCAAAaccaaagaagaagaataataacaaaaagAGTAGTACTACATCTTCAAAAGCATCAATAGAAACCAACAAGAAAAAGGCTAATAATAATGATCATAAAGGTCATTTTATTAAGAGAAGTAGTTGGAGTTGTACAAAGCCTGGTGAATTTATTACTCCACCTAGTTCTTCAAGGTACCTTTTAAGTGAAAAAGATTTGTTTGATGCTTTAACTGATTATCATGATCCAGTTTTGAAGTTAGTTAATTCCAAGTCCTGTAAAGATGTGAAAGTAGCAGCAGATGAATCTTCTACTCCAAAGCCACCATCTTCTTCTCCCTCAAAGGACCAG gTGGTTGTTCTAAGAGTTTCACTGCATTGCAGAGGATGTGAGAAGAAGATGAGGAAACATCTCTCTAGAATGCAAG GGGTGACATCTTTCAACATAGACTTTGCTGCAAAGAAGGTAGAAGTTATTGGGGATGTGACACCACTTGAGGTTCTTGCTAGTATTTCTAAGGTGAAAAATGCACAACTTTGGCCACCCACTCTGGCATCTTCAGTCCCTTCAGCTAAAGCTAATAATTTTATCAACTTTGAGTTGACGAATATTACAAAGAAGCCTGTTCTGTCCGATGGAAAATTAGAAAATCTAACTTCTCCAAATTTACCGGGAGAATCTTGGAGTAATGATAAAATTATCTCTGTGTGA